A genomic region of Balearica regulorum gibbericeps isolate bBalReg1 chromosome 8, bBalReg1.pri, whole genome shotgun sequence contains the following coding sequences:
- the TMEM69 gene encoding transmembrane protein 69, protein MFPLIQRCYFHAHFKLQTLPVPRLLLYGKNKTTCSSLGLHRLQRDVCLLSRSSSLNPASIHAAKLQAFHTSLPFFKKKTPKESETEDSGILQRSMKSLKDSPKPALYLSLAGLIPFVSVPLSMVIQGTYYPELAFAQITYGAVTASFLGGMRWGFALPENSPAKPDWLNLANSTILPLLAWQALLFKDITHGAIMLVMTLGIALHYDLSLLPTYPRWFKVLRVVGTVVMVLSLLATVALKSFSEQQLSNSRNKWQNTK, encoded by the exons ATGTTTCCTCTCATACAACGATGCTACTTCCACGCTCATTTCAAG CTCCAGACGTTACCTGTTCCCAGACTACTACTGTATGGAAAGAATAAGACAACTTGCTCTTCTCTTGGTCTCCACCGTCTGCAGAGAGATGTGTGTCTCCTCTCGAGATCTTCAAGCCTCAACCCAGCATCAATACATGCAGCCAAGCTCCAGGCTTTTCACacctctctccccttcttcaagaagaaaacccccaaagaaTCTGAGACCGAAGACTCGGGCATATTGCAACGAAGTATGAAATCACTAAAGGATTCTCCAAAGCCAGCCCTTTACTTAAGCCTTGCAGGGCTAATTCCATTTGTTTCTGTGCCACTGTCAATGGTCATCCAAGGGACCTACTACCCAGAGCTGGCGTTTGCTCAGATTACGTATGGTGCTGTAACAGCCTCTTTCCTAGGAGGAATGAGGTGGGGGTTTGCTCTCCCAGAAAACAGCCCGGCCAAGCCAGACTGGCTGAACCTGGCTAACAGTACAATTCTTCCTCTACTTGCCTGGCAAGCCTTACTTTTTAAAGATATCACTCATGGTGCAATAATGCTGGTAATGACCTTAGGGATAGCACTACATTATgacctttcccttcttcctacTTACCCTAGGTGGTTTAAAGTACTGAGGGTAGTGGGAACAGTGGTGATGGTATTATCACTATTAGCTACTGTAGCATTGAAGagtttttcagagcagcagctaagtaacagcagaaataaatggcagaacacaaaataa
- the GPBP1L1 gene encoding vasculin-like protein 1, whose amino-acid sequence MAQHDFVPAWLNFSTPQSTKSPAATFEKHGEHLPRGEGRFGVSRRRHNSSDGFFNNGPLRTAGDCWHQPSLLRHDSVDSGVSKGAHVGLSGSQPGWHGPSRGHDGVNQRGGGGTGVHRHWNGNFHSRKSSAFQEKLPVESREEKKEDKEQLQFEEEDFPSLNPEAGRHNNQNKPLGTPSGVWENPPSAKQPTKMLVIKKVSKEDPAAAFSAAFTSPVSHLANGNKATTIVPSVYKNLVPKPAAPPSKPSPWKANRSEHKPGSLSSGRDSAFTSPVSVTKPAVLASGSVLTSPKESPSSTTPPIEICSSRLTKLMRRTTDKKSEFLKALKDDRNGEITENRECDKLDDMESNSTPEPKENWEENCHQNGLSLPLPEEGENLSHSLEAEHRLLKEMGWQEYPENDENYLPLTEDELKEFQIKSEQRRRNGFGKNGFLQGRGSSLLFHWRSTFKTKIEDSDTETSSSETSDDDA is encoded by the exons ATGGCGCAGCATGACTTTGTTCCTGCCTGGCTTAACTTCTCAACGCCACAGTCAACCAAG tcCCCTGCAGCCACCTTTGAGAAACATGGAGAGCATCTTCCACGGGGAGAAGGCCGCTTTGGGGTGAGCCGTAGGAGACACAACTCTTCTGATGGATTTTTCAATAATGGGCCCCTCCGAACTGCGGGAG ACTGCTGGCATCAGCCGTCCCTTCTCCGCCATGATTCTGTAGATTCTGGTGTTTCTAAAGGAGCTCATGTTGGGCTTTCTGGCAGTCAGCCTGGCTGGCATGGTCCCTCACGGGGCCATGATGGTGTGAACCAGCGTGGTGGAGGAGGAACTGGAGTTCATCGCCACTGGAATGGCAACTTCCATTCTCGGAAAAGTTCCGCCTTTCAAGAAAAGCTGCCTGTTGAATCcagggaagagaagaaggaagataaAGAGCAGTTGCAATTTGAAGAAGAAGACTTT CCATCTTTGAATCCAGAAGCTGGAAGACACAACAACCAGAACAAACCTTTAGGAACACCTTCTGGAGTATGGG aaaaccCTCCTAGTGCCAAGCAACCTACCAAGATGCTGGTCATCAAAAAGGTTTCAAAAGAGGATCCTGCTGCCGCCTTCTCAGCTGCATTTACATCACCTGTTTCTCACCTGGCAAATGGCAACAAAGCCACCACCATTGTCCCAAGTGTCTACAAAAATCTGGTTCCTaaacctgcagctcctccttccAAG CCAAGTCCATGGAAAGCCAACAGAAGTGAACATAAACCAGGCTCGCTTTCCTCCGGCCGTGACTCTGCCTTTACCAGTCCAGTGTCTGTAACCAAACCAGCGGTACTGGCGAGTGGCTCAGTCCTCACCTCTCCCAAAGAG AGTCCTTCCAGCACCACCCCTCCCATCGAGATCTGCTCTTCACGCTTGACGAAGCTGATGCGCCGTACCACTGATAAAAAGAGCGAATTCCTGAAGGCACTGAAAGATGATAGGAATGGGGAGATAACAGAGAACAGAGAATGTGACAAGCTGGATGAT ATGGAGAGCAACAGCACACCAGAACCAAAGGAAAACTGGGAAGAGAACTGCCATCAGAATggcctttctctccctttgccGGAGGAGGGGGAAAACCTCTCTCATTCATTGGAAGCAGAACACAG GTTATTGAAAGAAATGGGATGGCAGGAATATCCTGAAAATGATGAGAACTACCTTCCCCTCACGGAGGATGAGCTCAAAGAGTTCCAAATTAAATCAGAGCAG CGAAGAAGAAACGGATTTGGGAAGAATGGATTTCTTCAGGGCCGCGGCTCCAGCCTGTTGTTCCACTGGAGAAGCACTTTTAAGACAAAGATTGAGGACTCAGACACAGAAACTAGTAGCAGCGAAACATCAGATGACGATGCCTGA